CGAGCTTGAGTCCGGTTCAGGCCATCTTGGCAGCCACCTGCCCAGCGATGTACACGCGCTGTTCAGCGTCTATCAAATGATGCTGCACAGTCCGGAGCTGACCCAGCAGACACTGGCACTGATTGAGGCCGGCGACAGTGCGGCCTGGGCATTGCGTCAGACAATCGAGCAAATGGCTGATCAGTTTCACCAGTCGGAAGACCCCTACCTGCGCGCCCGTGGTGAGGATATCGCCAACATCGGCCAGCGGGTACTGAACCAGCTTTTATCGCGCGAACGCCCCGTCATCGAAACCCCGGATGAAGAGCTGGTCCTGGCCGGCGAGCTGGTCAGTATCGCCGACCTGGCTGACTTTCCACTGCAACAGATTCGCGGCATTCTGTGCACTCAAGGATCTACCCTGTCCCATACCGCCATTGTCGCCAATGCGCTGGGGATTCCTGCAGTGATGGGGCTGGAGCAACTTGAACCGGAGCACCACCGTGGCGCTCGCGTAATTGTTGATGGCAACCGGGCAGAAGCCGTACTTAATCCGCCACCACCGCTGTTGGCTGAATACAAGCGGATGATCGCGGAAGAAAAACGTTTTATGGAAGGGCTCGAGAAGCTGCGCGATGAGCCCGCCGTAACCCAGGATGGCTTCCGCGTAACCCTGCTGACGAACACCGGTCTGCTGGCAGATGCCACTCCCGGTCTTCAGCGCGGCGCTGAAGGGGTTGGTCTGTACCGGTCGGAAATTCCGTTCATGATTCATGACAGCTTTCCTACCGAGCAGGAGCAGTTCACCCTGTACCAGAAGGTGCTGAAGGCCTATGCGCCTAGGCCCGTTACAATGCGTACGCTGGATATCGGTGGCGACAAGCAGCTGCCCTATTTCGACATCAGCGAGAGTAACCCCTATTTAGGCTGGCGTGGCATCCGCTTTACGCTGGACAATGCCCAACTGTTGATCAGTCAGGTGCGTGCCATGCTGAGGGCCAATGTCGACACCGACAATCTGAAGCTGTTGGTGCCGATGGTTGGACGGGTGGACGAGATGCAGGCGTTTCGCCAATATGTGGAGAAGGCGGTCGATTCACTGCTGCGCGAAGGACATCAGGTAAAAGTGCCACCGATCGGCATGATGATCGAAGTGCCCTCCTCCATGTTGCTGCTGTCAAAGCTGGCCCCCTACATCGATTACGTTTCGATCGGCTCCAACGACCTGACACAGTATCTGCTGGCGGTAGACCGTAACAACCCGCGCGTCTCGGCGCTGTTTGACCATCTTCACCCGGCGGTACTGGTGGCCCTGGAATATATTCTGCAGCAATGCAAGGCCCTGTCACTGCCGGTGTCAATCTGTGGCGAGATGGCTTCAGACCCGGCAGCAGTACTGGTACTGACTGCCATGGGCTATGACTGCCTGAGCCTCAGTGCCTACAACATTCCCCGTATCAAACTGCTTATCCGCTCGATCAACCGGGACGAGCTGCTGCCGGTACTGGAGCAGGCCAGAGCCTGCAACAGTGAAGCCGAGGTACGTGCACTGTTGCTGCCTGTACTTGAGCAGTATGGCTGGGGACGTGAGCCACGCCCGCATCTGAACGACCCTGACAACGCCGAAGCGGGCTACCAATAACAGATTAGAAGTTACCAAGGCGGATACAGAGGAAGTTGTAGATCTCGTTCACCACATCCACCTCGCAGCAGCTCTCCACACCTTCAAAGCCGGGGGATGAATTGGCTTCACACACCTTGTAGTGATCGCCGGCAAACAGCAGATCCACCCCCGCGATCTCCAGGCCCAGTACTCTGGCGGTTTCGATCGCCAGCCATTCGATTTCGGGAGTCATCGGATAGGGCCGAACCGAGGCCCCACGGGAGAAGTTGGCCTTGAAGCTGCCCTCTTCCGCCACCCGCTCCATGCAGGCCACAGCTCGCCCCCCGATCACAATCACGCGCAGGTCTCGGCCACGACTGTCGGCGATGAACTCCTGCAGAATGATGTTGGCTTTGGGGTTGGTCAGCTCCACCATCTGCATCAGGTCTTCAAAATGGTTCAGGGTTTCGCACAGGAACACGCCGCTGCCCTGAGAGCCGGAAAGCGTTTTTACCACCACCGGAAAACCGATCTGTTTTTTCACCAGTTCCGGGTTGACTGGAAACTTAACCAGCATGGTTTTGGGTACCGGTAGCCCGTTCTGAGCCAGAATCTGGTGACTGTAGAGTTTGTCCTTGACCGTATCGATGCTTTCGGCCGAATTGAAACTGTGTACCCCAAGGCGCTCCAGGTGACGAATGACCGCCAGCGCAAAGTAATTGGTGCCTGCCCCCATGCGAGGCAGAAAGAAATCCGGCAGCGGGGTGGACTCGCCGTTGATCATTACGCTGTTGCGATCATCACGGGTGACCGTAAGGTCGAAGTCCTCGGGCTGATACACGCGGATATCGATGCCGTGCGAAGGCGCACGCGCAACCAGTCGCTCAAGTTCGTAGGTTTCCTGTTTGACCAGGGTGCTGTCCGATTTGTAAAGAATCCAGCCAAGCATCTGTCGGGGCTACTCCGAAGGGTGTGAGCGGCGATATTAAGCCCGCCACATGAGCTGTACCAGAGTCTAGGCCAAAAAGTTTTACACCGCCTGCCACAACATGAACACAGCACACTATACTCAGGCGAATAGATGAAAAAAATCCATGTTTCACCGGGTAAAAAGTGTTGTGTCAAACGGCGATATGGCGTCCAATGCGCGCACTTGTCGCACGCTGTCCAGACCTGTACAGCGGCCCTTTTTTACCCCCTATATCTGACACACTGACAGCTTCCTGATTCCGGCAGATGTGCTGCCCGGTACGTCTGTCTGTCTGCAGGAGAAAGACATGAAAATCTGCTTTCTGATGTACCCCTGGGAACAAATCAAACCGGACACCGACACCACACTGCGCATGGTGCATGAGGCGGCCCTCCGTGGTCATACCGTGGCGATCACTTCACCCGCCAACCTGACCATTCGCGACAACATCAGCAGTGCGTTTTGCAACGTATTGCGCAAGGGCAGCAAGGTGTCGGACAACATTCCATCCTTTTACCGCCACGCCGAATTCCGCCGCAGCCGTCTGCCACTGGCTGGCTTTGATGCCATCATCGTGCGTCTGAACCCGCCGCTGGATACCATCGTGCTGAACTTCCTGGATTCGGTTCATGGTGAAGTGTTTATCATGAATGGACTGGATGGCCTGCGCATTGGCAACAACAAACTCTATACAGCGGCATTTAACGGCCCCGCTGCACAGTATCTGCCGGTGACCCATGTATCCAAGAACAAGGACTACCTGGAAAAGGCACTGGATGAGTCACCCGGCGAGCGCATGATCCTCAAGCCGCTGAACGGCTTCGGTGGCAAGGGAGTGATCGTCATCGAGAAAAGCGCGCGTCAGAGCTTCCGCTCTCTGCTCGACTTCTACATCGGCAGTGGCAGCAGCAGCAACTATGTCATCCTGCAGGAATACATTGAAGGCGCCGAGAACGGCGATGTCCGTATTCTGATGCTCAATGGCGAGCCGATTGGCGCAATGCGCCGCATCCCGGCCGAGAACGACATGCGCTCCAATGTGCACGCAGGCGGTCGCGTAGTGAAACACACCCTCACAAAACAGGAACTGGAACTGTGCCGCAGCTTCGGCCCGAAACTGGTGCGTGACGGCCTCTATTTCACCGGTTTGGATGTGATCAACGGCAAGTTGCTGGAAGTGAACGTCATGGCACCGGGTGGCATCGTTCGAATCAATAAGCTCAATCGGGTACGCCTGCAACGTCAGGTGATCGACTTTGTCGAAAATGTGGTCGAGGCGCGCAACATGGTCGAACAGCGCAAAACCGCTTTCCGCAAGGTGATCGAAGATGCAGACGCTGTCTGAAGCCCAGGTTGTCAGCCTGATCGAAGCACGCCAGCCGGTTCACGCCCGGCTGCGCAACGCCGGGCTGACCATACGCATTGATGAGTATGTGCCGCTGGTATGCACCGTTTTACATGCGGGCACCAGCCTGCGGCCTGAAATTTCCTCGCGGCTGGCCATCAGCGAAGAGCAGCGGCAGCGTTTCGAGACGACCGGTACGGAGCAGCTCGCCGCCCTGCTGCCGATCACGCTGATTGTTGAAGAATCTCGCCTGGGCTGCGACCTGAATTTTCCGCTGTCGCAATGCCTGCGCAGGCGCATCGACGGCCGCAGCCTGTGGCAGCGCCCTCCCACCAAGCAGATGCAACAGCGGGCTCATCGTCAGCACCAACGCTTCTACCATCTGCTGGATGCACTGTTGGATGCACTGGAAGAGGACCATGGCCACTGCCTGCTGATCGACCTTCACAGCCACCCACGAGAGCCAGATACCGAAAGCGGGATTTTTCACGTCATCGCCAGTCAGGTACGTTTGCCGGAAGGTGAAACGGTGGTCAATGGTCTGCTCAAGCAGCTTGACCAGATCAGCCTTCCCAACCAGAGCGTCAGTGTATCGACCGGTGAACCGATACATCAGGGAGAGTACCTGGGTGCTCATGTGAACACCCGTCATGAACAGACCCTGACCATCCCCTTACAGATCGACCCGGTATTCCGCGACAGAAGCGGCGCCCTGTATCCACTGGTGGTGGATGCACTTTGCACCGGGCTGCATCACAGCCTGTACGAGACCGCCGCCATTCTGGCCCGGCAAAGGTCGGGCCAACGGATTCGCGGCCATGACCTGATGCCCAGCGAACTACCTGGTGAAGTGCTGCGCGTCGACCGCGCACTTAAAAAGCTGGCCAAGGGGTTGGAGACTCTGTTGTACATCAACCCTATCAATATTGCCCGGGAAGAGCGGCTGTTCATGCGCAACCGTGGTCGCTATCAACCGCAGTTCCGCTATCGTCAGTTGCGCATTGACCCTTATGTACACCGCGAGAAGCTGTACCGCCTGCCGGTTGACCGCATCCGCGACCCTGCCCTGCGCCAGCTCTACCGTGAGGTGATCGATGCACTGGCCGAGCGGATCGACCTGCTGGTCAGCATCGGCAGTGACCGCTTCCTGTATAATTCACTGCGTTATTACGGTGAGCCTACCTCTGAAGATCTGGCGAATGCCCGTTTCCTGCTGCATGCCGCCGAACGGCCTGAAGAGCATAATGGCGTACGTTACAGTGCCGAAGAGATGATCCCGTTCTTCGAACAGAAAGCGCAGCAATGGGGGCTGGAGTGCAAGGTAGAGCTGTCGGATCGACTGCTGGCACAGGCGATGGTGAATAACGGCCGCAAGGCACTGCTGGTGAAACGCAGCGCCCGTGCCAGCGAGGCTGAGCTGCACGCGCTGGCACATCATGAGCTGGGGGTTCACATGAGCACGTCGCTCAATGCTGCTGCTCAGCCGCTGAAGGTGTTTACCCTGGGCCTGCCCGGGAATACCCATGCGCAGGAAGGACTGGCGATTCTGAGCGAGTACCTGTGTGGCCACCTCACGCTGAAGCGTCTCAAGACACTGGCATTAAGGGTCATCGCGGTTGACCAGATGATCCGCTACAACGACTTCTGCCGCACCTGGCGCACGCTGGTGGAAGATCACGCCTGCCCAGAGGAAGAGGCATTCAAGATCACTGCACGGGTACACCGTGGAGGCGGTTTCACCAAGGATCATCTCTACTTGAGCGGTTTCAGCCAGGCGTTGAAGCTGTGGCGCGAGGGGGATATCAAGGGGCTGTATATCGGCAAGACCGGCTTCAGCTACCTGCCACTGATCAACGAACTGCTGGCTCGCGGTCTTGTAGAGCCTCCGACCTACCTGCCCGACAGTCTGGTCAACCCACAAAATTGCAGCCCCGAGATCACCTACCTGGTGAACTGTATCCGCTGAATTGCTACAACCGGTCGTTCAGTATTCCAGCTGTTCCCGTGCCTCACTCCAAAGAGAGAGGCGCGGGCACTGATCCAGCAGCACCCCATCGCGAAACATCATCACCTCTCCTTCAGGCAATGGCTGCCAGCTACGTCCATCCAAAGGCACGCTTGCCAGCATTACGCCGGGGTTGTTACGCAGCGGTTCAATCTCGATACCGTCTATATGGGCGTTACCACTCTCGTCACACTCCAGCAGATGCAGTCCTGGCGCCGAAACAGTGCCATCAGCCTGACGCCTGCGGTCACTGTGGGCAAACAACAGCTCTCCGTCTGAGTAGAGAAAGTTGGCCGTACCGAGCTGGCGCATGCGTGCCGCAAAATCGGCCACCACCGCCAGTCGTACTTCCGGATCGGGACGCCCATCCTGCCAAACGGC
This DNA window, taken from Marinobacterium iners, encodes the following:
- the ptsP gene encoding phosphoenolpyruvate--protein phosphotransferase, coding for MQQPSLSALTAIVEQIARTGDPEAMMSTIVQRLCQLMHVDVCSLYLCTPDQEHLILAATEGLSREAVGKARLKLDEGLVGHIAASLSTLNLGDAPADDRFVFIPETHEMPYHRFLGVPLIHLRRLVGVLVVQGREREPFSQEVEAFLITIASQLAGSLHALQSRGDWYEQRPRSNRGVYRRHVGLKGATGLGLGRLWLVKPHMSLDQVQPGINSDPVQERDELLAAISMVSDELESGSGHLGSHLPSDVHALFSVYQMMLHSPELTQQTLALIEAGDSAAWALRQTIEQMADQFHQSEDPYLRARGEDIANIGQRVLNQLLSRERPVIETPDEELVLAGELVSIADLADFPLQQIRGILCTQGSTLSHTAIVANALGIPAVMGLEQLEPEHHRGARVIVDGNRAEAVLNPPPPLLAEYKRMIAEEKRFMEGLEKLRDEPAVTQDGFRVTLLTNTGLLADATPGLQRGAEGVGLYRSEIPFMIHDSFPTEQEQFTLYQKVLKAYAPRPVTMRTLDIGGDKQLPYFDISESNPYLGWRGIRFTLDNAQLLISQVRAMLRANVDTDNLKLLVPMVGRVDEMQAFRQYVEKAVDSLLREGHQVKVPPIGMMIEVPSSMLLLSKLAPYIDYVSIGSNDLTQYLLAVDRNNPRVSALFDHLHPAVLVALEYILQQCKALSLPVSICGEMASDPAAVLVLTAMGYDCLSLSAYNIPRIKLLIRSINRDELLPVLEQARACNSEAEVRALLLPVLEQYGWGREPRPHLNDPDNAEAGYQ
- a CDS encoding ATP-grasp domain-containing protein, encoding MLGWILYKSDSTLVKQETYELERLVARAPSHGIDIRVYQPEDFDLTVTRDDRNSVMINGESTPLPDFFLPRMGAGTNYFALAVIRHLERLGVHSFNSAESIDTVKDKLYSHQILAQNGLPVPKTMLVKFPVNPELVKKQIGFPVVVKTLSGSQGSGVFLCETLNHFEDLMQMVELTNPKANIILQEFIADSRGRDLRVIVIGGRAVACMERVAEEGSFKANFSRGASVRPYPMTPEIEWLAIETARVLGLEIAGVDLLFAGDHYKVCEANSSPGFEGVESCCEVDVVNEIYNFLCIRLGNF
- a CDS encoding glutathione synthetase, which encodes MKICFLMYPWEQIKPDTDTTLRMVHEAALRGHTVAITSPANLTIRDNISSAFCNVLRKGSKVSDNIPSFYRHAEFRRSRLPLAGFDAIIVRLNPPLDTIVLNFLDSVHGEVFIMNGLDGLRIGNNKLYTAAFNGPAAQYLPVTHVSKNKDYLEKALDESPGERMILKPLNGFGGKGVIVIEKSARQSFRSLLDFYIGSGSSSNYVILQEYIEGAENGDVRILMLNGEPIGAMRRIPAENDMRSNVHAGGRVVKHTLTKQELELCRSFGPKLVRDGLYFTGLDVINGKLLEVNVMAPGGIVRINKLNRVRLQRQVIDFVENVVEARNMVEQRKTAFRKVIEDADAV
- a CDS encoding flavohemoglobin expression-modulating QEGLA motif protein — protein: MQTLSEAQVVSLIEARQPVHARLRNAGLTIRIDEYVPLVCTVLHAGTSLRPEISSRLAISEEQRQRFETTGTEQLAALLPITLIVEESRLGCDLNFPLSQCLRRRIDGRSLWQRPPTKQMQQRAHRQHQRFYHLLDALLDALEEDHGHCLLIDLHSHPREPDTESGIFHVIASQVRLPEGETVVNGLLKQLDQISLPNQSVSVSTGEPIHQGEYLGAHVNTRHEQTLTIPLQIDPVFRDRSGALYPLVVDALCTGLHHSLYETAAILARQRSGQRIRGHDLMPSELPGEVLRVDRALKKLAKGLETLLYINPINIAREERLFMRNRGRYQPQFRYRQLRIDPYVHREKLYRLPVDRIRDPALRQLYREVIDALAERIDLLVSIGSDRFLYNSLRYYGEPTSEDLANARFLLHAAERPEEHNGVRYSAEEMIPFFEQKAQQWGLECKVELSDRLLAQAMVNNGRKALLVKRSARASEAELHALAHHELGVHMSTSLNAAAQPLKVFTLGLPGNTHAQEGLAILSEYLCGHLTLKRLKTLALRVIAVDQMIRYNDFCRTWRTLVEDHACPEEEAFKITARVHRGGGFTKDHLYLSGFSQALKLWREGDIKGLYIGKTGFSYLPLINELLARGLVEPPTYLPDSLVNPQNCSPEITYLVNCIR